A genome region from Streptomyces sp. NBC_01296 includes the following:
- a CDS encoding carbohydrate ABC transporter permease yields MSRTLDTTAAARAPRARRLRPSAGRQHHAGPLTYVLLGLAALVSLFPLYWNLVAASHTGERVVKAPAPLLPGPRLFDNLSFAWNQVDMGEALVNTTIVAGLVALSTVLFSTLAGFAFAKLAFRGKGALLALVVATMTIPPQLSVIPLYQIITDLGWVDQLQSVVLPSLVAAFGVFFMRQYLIEALPVELVEAARMDGAHSLRIIWHVVFPVARPAMAVLGMLVFVQAWNDFFWPFIALTPDGNPTLQVALAGLGAGNHTVDQAVVLTGALISTLPLLLVFAVLGKHIVGGITAGAVKN; encoded by the coding sequence ATGAGCCGCACACTCGACACGACCGCAGCCGCCAGGGCGCCGCGCGCCAGGCGCCTTCGCCCGTCGGCCGGCCGCCAGCACCACGCCGGACCGCTGACCTACGTCCTGCTCGGCCTCGCCGCCCTGGTCTCCCTCTTCCCCCTGTACTGGAACCTGGTCGCCGCCTCCCACACGGGCGAGCGCGTGGTCAAGGCTCCGGCCCCGCTGCTGCCCGGCCCCCGGCTGTTCGACAACCTCTCCTTCGCCTGGAACCAGGTCGACATGGGCGAGGCACTGGTCAACACGACGATCGTGGCCGGGCTCGTGGCCCTGTCCACCGTCCTGTTCTCCACCCTCGCCGGCTTCGCCTTCGCCAAACTGGCCTTCAGGGGCAAGGGGGCGCTGCTGGCGCTCGTCGTGGCCACTATGACGATCCCGCCGCAGCTCAGCGTGATCCCGCTCTACCAGATCATCACCGACCTCGGCTGGGTCGACCAGCTCCAGTCGGTCGTCCTGCCCTCGCTGGTCGCCGCCTTCGGCGTGTTCTTCATGCGCCAGTACCTCATCGAGGCCCTGCCCGTGGAGCTGGTGGAGGCGGCGCGGATGGACGGTGCGCACAGCCTGCGCATCATCTGGCACGTGGTGTTCCCGGTCGCCAGGCCAGCGATGGCGGTCCTTGGAATGCTCGTCTTCGTGCAGGCATGGAACGACTTCTTCTGGCCGTTCATCGCACTGACCCCCGACGGGAACCCCACCCTGCAGGTGGCCCTCGCCGGCCTCGGCGCGGGGAACCACACCGTCGACCAGGCCGTCGTCCTGACGGGGGCGCTCATATCCACCCTGCCGCTGCTGCTGGTCTTCGCGGTCCTCGGCAAGCACATCGTGGGCGGCATCACCGCAGGCGCCGTCAAGAACTGA
- a CDS encoding carbohydrate ABC transporter permease codes for MATSVRATSGGSPPPAAHPPAPSTGSRKQWPSGRGGLRSTLYRLDLKAVPYVFLAPFFLTFAAFGLFPLIYTGWLSLHRVELGGSAQWKGLENYTSLAGSEFFWNALANTFTIGVISTVPQLLMALGLAHLLNYKLRGRGFFRVAVLAPYATSIAAATLVFAQLFNTDYGLINTALGWAGFEPVAWESSKWPAQIAISVIVTWRWTGYNALIYLAAMQAVPQDLYEAAALDGASRWRQFLSVTIPSIRPTILFTVIVSTIGATQLFGEPMLYGGSVGISGGSGNQFQTLSLLMYEKGWVTGALGQASAIAWVMLLLLLLIGGLEALVSRSNRSRSRSRDRNRAGRISTKAGS; via the coding sequence GTGGCCACCTCCGTACGGGCGACCAGCGGCGGCTCCCCGCCGCCCGCCGCACATCCCCCGGCCCCCAGCACCGGCTCCCGCAAGCAGTGGCCCTCCGGCCGGGGCGGACTGCGCAGCACGCTCTACCGCCTGGACCTGAAGGCGGTCCCCTACGTCTTCCTCGCCCCCTTCTTCCTCACCTTCGCGGCCTTCGGACTCTTCCCCCTGATCTACACGGGCTGGCTCTCGCTCCACCGGGTGGAACTCGGCGGCAGCGCGCAGTGGAAGGGGCTGGAGAACTACACCTCCCTGGCGGGCAGCGAGTTCTTCTGGAACGCCCTCGCCAACACCTTCACCATCGGTGTGATCTCCACCGTTCCCCAGCTGCTGATGGCCCTCGGCTTGGCCCACCTGCTCAACTACAAACTCCGTGGCCGCGGTTTCTTCCGCGTGGCGGTGCTCGCCCCGTACGCCACCTCGATCGCGGCGGCCACCCTCGTCTTCGCGCAGCTGTTCAACACCGACTACGGGCTGATCAACACGGCGCTGGGCTGGGCCGGCTTCGAGCCGGTCGCCTGGGAATCCTCCAAGTGGCCTGCTCAGATCGCAATTTCGGTGATCGTGACGTGGCGCTGGACCGGCTACAACGCCCTCATCTACCTGGCCGCGATGCAGGCCGTACCCCAGGACCTCTACGAGGCGGCCGCGTTGGACGGGGCTTCGCGCTGGCGCCAGTTCCTCAGCGTGACCATCCCCTCGATCCGGCCGACGATCCTGTTCACCGTCATCGTCTCGACCATCGGGGCCACCCAGCTCTTCGGCGAGCCGATGCTCTACGGCGGCAGCGTCGGCATCAGCGGCGGCAGCGGCAACCAGTTCCAGACGCTGAGCCTGCTCATGTACGAGAAGGGCTGGGTGACCGGCGCGCTGGGCCAGGCCTCCGCCATCGCCTGGGTCATGCTCCTGCTCCTGCTGCTCATCGGCGGCCTCGAGGCGCTGGTCTCCCGCTCGAACCGCAGCCGCAGCCGCAGCCGCGACCGCAACCGCGCCGGCCGCATCAGCACGAAGGCGGGGAGCTGA
- a CDS encoding ABC transporter substrate-binding protein — protein MRTSSSRHGRGRRTVINAVAAVAVVATGTALLTGCGGDSDKGKSDGAAGGEQITLRIGTFGSFGYDDATGAKLYSEYTKAHPNIKIEESNVADGQKYWDTLKLRLSRDSGLADIQALEVGYIAEATGPAMADKWTDLGKTGGADVGAFLDWKVKQATTGDGKVIGLGTDIGPMAICYNKDLFAKAGLPTDRAEVAGLWAGDWAKFIQTGEAYKKSAPEGTSFHDSASGLFNAVISSEPVQYANAKGELDYENSPGVKKAWDTAVAAAKGELTAKLRQFDEKGTWNAAFKNSKFATVACPSWMTGIIKDQAGPENQGKWDIAAPPVAGNWGGSFLAVPKSGKHTKEAAELAAWLTAPAQHAKVFGVNGNIPSSKDTLSSPAVQGAKLPYFGDTPVGKIYSEAAAGITPAPISRWDGQVKTFLTDNGILDIEQRGTDPAKAWENVKKLVADKIDK, from the coding sequence ATGCGTACTTCCAGCAGCAGACACGGACGCGGACGCCGCACCGTGATCAACGCGGTCGCCGCGGTCGCCGTCGTAGCGACCGGTACGGCCCTGCTCACCGGCTGCGGCGGTGACAGCGACAAGGGCAAGAGCGACGGCGCGGCCGGCGGCGAGCAGATCACGCTGCGGATCGGTACCTTCGGTTCCTTCGGCTACGACGACGCGACCGGGGCCAAGCTCTACTCCGAGTACACGAAGGCGCACCCGAACATCAAGATAGAAGAGTCGAACGTCGCGGACGGCCAGAAGTACTGGGACACCCTCAAGCTGCGCCTCTCCCGCGACAGCGGCCTCGCGGACATCCAGGCCCTGGAGGTCGGCTACATCGCGGAGGCGACCGGACCCGCCATGGCCGACAAGTGGACCGACCTCGGCAAGACGGGCGGCGCGGACGTCGGCGCCTTCCTCGACTGGAAGGTCAAGCAGGCCACGACGGGCGACGGCAAGGTGATCGGCCTCGGCACGGACATCGGCCCGATGGCCATCTGCTACAACAAGGACCTCTTCGCCAAGGCCGGCCTGCCGACCGATCGCGCCGAAGTCGCGGGGCTCTGGGCGGGCGACTGGGCGAAGTTCATCCAGACCGGCGAGGCGTACAAGAAGAGCGCCCCCGAGGGGACCTCCTTCCACGACTCCGCGAGCGGCCTGTTCAACGCCGTGATCTCCAGCGAGCCCGTGCAGTACGCCAACGCCAAGGGCGAGCTGGACTACGAGAACAGTCCGGGTGTGAAGAAGGCCTGGGACACCGCCGTGGCGGCGGCGAAGGGCGAACTGACCGCGAAGCTGCGCCAGTTCGACGAGAAGGGCACGTGGAACGCGGCCTTCAAGAACTCGAAGTTCGCCACCGTGGCCTGCCCGAGCTGGATGACGGGCATCATCAAGGACCAGGCGGGCCCGGAGAACCAGGGCAAGTGGGACATCGCCGCACCTCCCGTGGCCGGGAACTGGGGCGGCTCCTTCCTCGCCGTCCCGAAGTCGGGCAAGCACACCAAGGAGGCGGCCGAACTCGCCGCCTGGCTCACCGCTCCGGCCCAGCACGCCAAGGTCTTCGGCGTGAACGGCAACATCCCCTCCTCCAAGGACACCCTCAGCTCTCCGGCGGTGCAGGGCGCGAAGCTGCCGTACTTCGGTGACACTCCGGTCGGCAAGATCTACTCGGAAGCCGCGGCCGGCATCACGCCCGCCCCGATCAGCCGCTGGGACGGACAGGTGAAGACCTTCCTCACCGACAACGGCATCCTCGACATCGAGCAGCGCGGCACCGATCCGGCGAAGGCGTGGGAGAACGTCAAGAAGCTGGTCGCTGACAAGATCGACAAGTAG
- a CDS encoding LacI family DNA-binding transcriptional regulator — MAREFGGIRGEFKSVSGRQSGGRPTLEEVAALAGVGRGTVSRVINGSPRVSERAKDAVARAVAELGYVPNQAARALAGSRTDAVALVIPETEARLFSEPYFLDLIRGVSAELAEADKQLLLTLVRTEAERQRFEHYLAAQRVDGVLLASVHGNDPLPDRITRLGLPVVMNGRRSEAEPVAYVDSDNIGAGRAAVAHLAGRGRSRIATISGPLDMYVARARLGGYRAGLAEAGIQPDESLVATADFTEEGGRLAMRELLERAPGLDAVFAASDVMAAGARGVLREAGRRVPEDVALVGVDDSTVARLMDPPLTSVRQPIEEMGRTMTRLLLQKIAEESGVGAAPRQGMGEEPRRVLPTELVVRDSS; from the coding sequence ATGGCACGCGAGTTCGGTGGCATACGAGGGGAGTTCAAGAGCGTGAGCGGACGGCAAAGCGGCGGCAGGCCCACTCTGGAAGAGGTCGCGGCCCTGGCCGGTGTCGGCCGGGGCACGGTCTCCCGGGTCATCAACGGTTCGCCGCGGGTGAGCGAGCGGGCCAAGGACGCCGTGGCCCGGGCTGTCGCAGAGCTGGGGTACGTACCCAATCAGGCGGCCAGGGCGCTGGCCGGCAGTCGGACCGACGCGGTGGCCCTGGTCATTCCGGAGACCGAGGCCCGGCTGTTCTCGGAGCCGTACTTCCTCGACCTGATCCGCGGGGTCAGCGCCGAGCTGGCCGAGGCGGACAAGCAGCTGCTGCTCACCCTCGTCCGGACCGAAGCCGAGCGGCAGCGGTTCGAGCACTACCTGGCGGCCCAGCGGGTCGACGGCGTGCTGCTGGCATCGGTCCACGGGAACGACCCGCTGCCTGACCGGATCACGCGGCTGGGCCTGCCGGTCGTCATGAACGGGCGGCGTTCGGAGGCCGAGCCGGTGGCCTATGTGGACTCCGACAACATCGGTGCGGGACGGGCGGCCGTCGCCCACCTCGCGGGGCGCGGCCGGTCCAGGATCGCGACCATCAGCGGGCCGCTGGACATGTACGTGGCCCGCGCACGCCTGGGCGGCTACCGCGCGGGCCTGGCCGAGGCCGGAATCCAGCCCGACGAGTCGCTCGTGGCGACCGCGGACTTCACCGAGGAGGGCGGCCGGCTGGCGATGCGCGAGCTCCTGGAACGCGCACCCGGCCTGGACGCCGTCTTCGCCGCCTCCGACGTGATGGCGGCCGGGGCGCGCGGCGTGCTGCGCGAGGCCGGCCGACGGGTCCCCGAGGACGTCGCCCTCGTAGGGGTCGACGACTCCACGGTGGCCCGCCTGATGGACCCGCCCCTGACCAGCGTGCGCCAGCCCATCGAGGAGATGGGCCGCACGATGACCCGGCTCCTGCTCCAGAAGATCGCCGAGGAGTCCGGAGTCGGCGCCGCCCCGAGGCAGGGCATGGGCGAGGAGCCGCGCCGGGTGCTCCCGACGGAACTGGTCGTGCGGGACTCCTCCTGA
- a CDS encoding glycoside hydrolase family 6 protein, whose protein sequence is MSRTIPRTALLAALSLVTAAGATATAFGTSAGAATAGCKVEYQISNQWNTGFGANVIVTNTGDPVASWTVEWSYANGEQVTQGWNATITQSGAAVTAKSMSYNGSLATGGSTSFGFNGSYSGTNAVPATFKLNGVTCNGATPTQPPTTPPTTPPTTPPTTPPPTGGKVDNPYAGAKMYVNPEWSAHAAAEPGGSRVANQPTAVWLDRIALVTGTSGTMGLRDHLNAALTQKGSGELVVQLVIYNLPGRDCSALASNGELGPTEIDKYKTQYIDPIAAILADPKYAGLRIVTTVEIDSLPNLVTNVSGRPTATANCDVMKTNGNYVKGVGYALNKLGSIANVYNYVDAGHHGWLGWDDNFGASADMFKQAATAEGSTLSNVHGFIVNTANYSALKEDNFKIDDSVNGTSVRQSKWVDWNRYTDELSYAQAMRTKLVSLGFDTNIGMLIDTSRNGWGGTARPTGPGALTSVDTYVNGGRYDRRIHLGNWCNQSGAGLGERPKAAPAAGIDAYVWIKPPGESDGASKEIPNNEGKGFDRMCDPTYTGNVRNGNSMSGALPDAPLAGQWFSAQFQELMKNAYPAL, encoded by the coding sequence ATGAGCCGCACCATCCCCCGCACCGCCCTACTGGCGGCCCTCAGTCTCGTCACCGCCGCCGGCGCCACCGCCACGGCGTTCGGTACCAGCGCCGGCGCCGCCACCGCCGGCTGCAAGGTCGAGTACCAGATCTCGAACCAGTGGAACACCGGCTTCGGCGCCAATGTGATCGTCACCAACACCGGTGACCCGGTGGCCTCCTGGACCGTGGAGTGGTCCTACGCCAACGGCGAGCAGGTCACCCAGGGCTGGAACGCCACCATCACCCAGTCCGGGGCGGCGGTGACCGCGAAGAGCATGTCCTACAACGGGTCGCTGGCCACGGGCGGTTCGACCTCCTTCGGGTTCAACGGTTCGTACAGCGGTACCAATGCCGTCCCCGCGACCTTCAAGCTCAACGGCGTCACCTGCAACGGCGCCACCCCGACCCAGCCCCCCACCACACCCCCGACTACCCCGCCCACTACGCCGCCGACCACGCCTCCGCCCACCGGCGGCAAGGTCGACAACCCCTACGCCGGCGCCAAGATGTACGTGAACCCCGAGTGGTCCGCCCATGCCGCCGCCGAACCGGGCGGCAGCAGGGTGGCCAACCAGCCCACCGCCGTATGGCTGGACCGCATCGCCCTCGTCACGGGCACCAGCGGCACGATGGGCCTGCGCGACCACCTGAACGCGGCTCTGACACAGAAGGGCAGCGGCGAACTCGTCGTCCAGCTGGTGATCTACAACCTGCCCGGACGGGACTGCTCCGCGCTCGCCTCCAACGGCGAACTGGGCCCCACCGAGATCGACAAGTACAAGACGCAGTACATCGACCCGATCGCCGCGATCCTCGCCGACCCCAAGTACGCGGGGCTGCGGATCGTCACCACCGTCGAGATCGACTCACTGCCGAACCTGGTCACCAACGTCTCGGGCCGCCCCACCGCAACCGCCAACTGCGACGTGATGAAGACCAACGGCAACTACGTCAAGGGCGTCGGCTACGCCCTGAACAAGCTCGGCTCGATCGCCAACGTCTACAACTACGTCGACGCCGGCCACCACGGCTGGCTCGGCTGGGACGACAACTTCGGTGCCTCCGCCGACATGTTCAAGCAGGCCGCGACCGCCGAGGGCTCCACGCTCTCCAACGTGCACGGCTTCATCGTCAACACCGCCAACTACAGCGCGCTGAAGGAGGACAACTTCAAGATCGACGACTCCGTCAACGGCACCTCCGTGCGCCAGTCGAAGTGGGTCGACTGGAACCGCTACACCGACGAACTGTCCTACGCCCAAGCCATGCGGACCAAGCTGGTCTCCCTGGGCTTCGACACCAACATCGGCATGCTCATCGACACCTCCCGCAACGGCTGGGGCGGCACCGCCCGCCCGACCGGACCCGGCGCGCTGACGAGCGTGGACACCTACGTCAACGGCGGCCGCTACGACCGGCGCATCCACCTCGGCAACTGGTGCAACCAGTCCGGCGCCGGACTCGGCGAACGACCGAAAGCAGCCCCGGCCGCCGGCATCGACGCCTACGTGTGGATCAAGCCCCCGGGCGAGTCCGACGGGGCCAGCAAGGAGATCCCGAACAACGAGGGCAAGGGATTCGACCGGATGTGCGACCCCACCTACACAGGCAACGTACGCAACGGCAACAGCATGTCGGGGGCCCTCCCGGACGCACCGCTCGCCGGCCAGTGGTTCTCCGCCCAGTTCCAGGAGCTCATGAAGAACGCCTACCCGGCGCTGTGA
- a CDS encoding glycoside hydrolase family 48 protein, whose amino-acid sequence MSSHPPPRFHGRRKLLTASATAVALSLPLGLTAVGATTAAAAAVQCSVDYKTNDWGSGFTAELTLTNRSATALDGWNLTYDYSGNQQLTNGWNGVWTQSGKSVRVSAPDWNKTVAAGAAVTTGAQFSYSGTNAAPTSFAVNGTPCTGAHQPPVAVLTSPTAGAVYTAGTPVPLAATAAAADGATVGKVEFYSDTTLLGTDTTAPFTLDATGLAAGSHSLYAKAYDSLGASAESAPVGITVAAGPALVATPAQLSVRRGETGTFDLKLSKQPAANVTVGVARTSGNTDLTAAPAALTFTPANWNTAQKVTVTAGTTGSGSAVFTVTAPGHAKAEVTVAELAADSTYDAHFLDLYGKITNPANGYFSPEGIPYHSVETLIVEAPDQGHETTSEAYSYLIWLQAMYGKITGDWTKFNGAWETMEKFMIPTHADQPTTGTYNASKPATYAPEQDLPSQYPAKLDGAVSAGADPIAGELKSAYGTDDIYGMHWLQDVDNVYGYGNEPGKCSAGPTATGPSYINTFQRGPEESVWETVPHPTCDNFTYGGKNGYLDLFTGDASYAKQWKFTDAPDADARAIQAAYWADVWAKEQGNGTQVTATVSKAAKMGDYLRYSMFDKYFKKAGNCVGPTVCPAGTGKDSAHYLMSWYYAWGGATDTAAGWSWRIGSSHAHSGYQNPLAAYALSEYAPLKPKSPTGATDWATSLDRQLEFYRWLQSDEGAIAGGATNSWQGRYAQPPAGTATFHGLFYDEKPVYQDPPSNQWFGFQAWSMERVAELYEQTGDAGAKALLDKWVGWALSKTTINPDGTYRIPSTLKWSGAPDTWNASAPGANAGLHVTVADYTDDVGVAAAYAKTLTYYAAKSGNAEAKRVAKALLDGMWAHHQDPLGLSVQETRTDYKRFNDPVYVPSTWTGKMPNGDAVNSSSTFASIRGFYKNDPAWPKVEAYLAGGAAPVFTYHRFWAQADIALAMGSYAELLE is encoded by the coding sequence ATGTCGTCACACCCCCCACCCAGATTCCACGGACGACGCAAACTGCTCACCGCGTCCGCCACGGCCGTGGCCCTCTCGCTCCCCCTGGGCCTCACGGCCGTCGGCGCCACCACCGCCGCGGCCGCAGCGGTGCAGTGCAGCGTCGACTACAAGACCAACGACTGGGGTTCGGGCTTCACCGCCGAACTGACCCTCACCAACCGGTCCGCGACCGCTCTCGACGGTTGGAACCTCACCTACGACTACTCCGGCAACCAGCAGCTGACCAACGGCTGGAACGGCGTTTGGACCCAGTCCGGCAAGAGCGTCCGCGTCTCGGCCCCGGACTGGAACAAGACCGTCGCCGCGGGCGCGGCCGTCACCACCGGCGCCCAGTTCAGCTACAGCGGGACCAACGCCGCCCCCACTTCCTTCGCCGTCAACGGCACCCCGTGCACCGGAGCCCACCAGCCCCCGGTCGCCGTCCTGACCAGCCCCACCGCGGGCGCCGTCTACACGGCGGGCACCCCCGTCCCGCTAGCCGCCACCGCCGCCGCGGCCGACGGCGCCACCGTGGGCAAGGTCGAGTTCTACAGCGACACCACGCTCCTGGGCACGGACACCACGGCGCCCTTCACCCTGGATGCCACCGGCCTCGCAGCCGGTTCCCACTCCCTCTACGCCAAGGCCTACGACAGCCTCGGGGCCTCCGCCGAGTCGGCCCCCGTCGGCATCACCGTCGCTGCGGGCCCCGCGCTCGTCGCCACCCCCGCGCAGCTCTCCGTGCGCCGCGGGGAGACGGGCACCTTCGACCTGAAGCTCTCCAAGCAGCCGGCCGCGAACGTCACGGTGGGCGTGGCCCGTACCTCGGGCAACACCGACCTCACCGCGGCACCCGCCGCGCTCACCTTCACCCCGGCGAACTGGAACACCGCCCAGAAGGTGACGGTCACCGCCGGTACCACCGGCAGCGGCTCCGCCGTCTTCACCGTGACCGCCCCCGGCCACGCCAAGGCCGAGGTGACGGTCGCCGAGCTGGCCGCCGACTCCACGTACGACGCCCACTTCCTCGACCTCTACGGGAAGATCACCAACCCGGCCAACGGCTACTTCTCGCCCGAGGGCATCCCGTACCACTCCGTCGAGACGCTGATCGTCGAGGCCCCGGACCAGGGCCACGAGACGACCTCCGAGGCCTACAGCTACCTGATCTGGCTGCAGGCGATGTACGGGAAGATCACCGGGGACTGGACCAAGTTCAACGGTGCGTGGGAGACCATGGAGAAGTTCATGATCCCCACCCATGCCGATCAGCCGACGACGGGCACCTACAACGCCTCCAAGCCCGCCACCTACGCGCCCGAGCAGGACCTCCCCTCGCAGTACCCGGCCAAGCTCGACGGAGCAGTCTCCGCCGGTGCGGACCCGATCGCCGGTGAGCTGAAGAGCGCGTACGGCACGGACGACATCTACGGCATGCACTGGCTCCAGGACGTCGACAACGTCTACGGCTACGGCAACGAGCCCGGAAAGTGCTCCGCCGGACCCACCGCGACTGGACCCTCGTACATCAACACCTTCCAGCGCGGCCCCGAGGAATCGGTCTGGGAGACCGTGCCGCACCCCACCTGCGACAACTTCACCTACGGCGGCAAGAACGGCTACCTCGACCTCTTCACCGGGGACGCCTCCTACGCCAAGCAGTGGAAGTTCACCGATGCCCCGGACGCCGACGCGCGTGCCATCCAGGCCGCCTACTGGGCGGATGTCTGGGCCAAGGAGCAGGGCAACGGGACCCAGGTCACCGCGACCGTCTCCAAGGCGGCGAAGATGGGCGACTACCTGCGGTACTCCATGTTCGACAAGTACTTCAAGAAGGCCGGCAACTGCGTGGGCCCGACCGTCTGCCCCGCGGGCACCGGCAAGGACAGCGCGCACTACCTGATGTCCTGGTACTACGCCTGGGGCGGCGCCACCGACACCGCGGCCGGCTGGTCCTGGCGGATCGGCTCCAGCCACGCGCACAGCGGATACCAGAACCCCCTCGCCGCTTACGCGCTCAGCGAGTACGCCCCGCTGAAGCCCAAGTCGCCGACCGGGGCCACGGACTGGGCGACCAGCCTCGACCGGCAGCTGGAGTTCTACCGCTGGCTCCAGTCCGACGAGGGCGCCATCGCGGGCGGCGCCACCAACAGCTGGCAGGGGCGCTACGCACAGCCCCCGGCCGGGACCGCCACCTTTCACGGCCTCTTCTACGACGAGAAGCCGGTCTACCAGGACCCGCCGTCCAACCAGTGGTTCGGCTTCCAGGCCTGGTCCATGGAGCGGGTCGCCGAGCTCTACGAGCAGACGGGCGACGCGGGCGCCAAGGCCCTGCTCGACAAGTGGGTCGGCTGGGCCCTGTCGAAGACCACGATCAACCCCGACGGCACCTACCGGATCCCCTCCACCCTCAAGTGGTCCGGCGCCCCGGACACCTGGAACGCGTCGGCTCCCGGCGCCAACGCGGGCCTGCACGTCACCGTCGCCGACTACACCGATGACGTGGGCGTGGCCGCCGCATACGCCAAGACCCTGACCTACTACGCCGCGAAGTCCGGGAACGCCGAGGCCAAGAGGGTCGCCAAGGCCCTGCTCGACGGCATGTGGGCCCACCACCAGGACCCGCTGGGCCTCTCCGTCCAGGAGACCCGGACCGACTACAAGCGCTTCAACGACCCGGTGTACGTGCCCAGCACCTGGACCGGAAAGATGCCGAACGGCGACGCGGTGAACTCCTCGTCCACCTTCGCCTCGATCCGTGGCTTCTACAAGAACGACCCGGCCTGGCCGAAGGTCGAGGCCTACCTCGCGGGCGGCGCCGCGCCCGTCTTCACCTACCACCGGTTCTGGGCCCAGGCGGACATCGCCCTGGCCATGGGCTCGTACGCGGAGCTGCTCGAATAA
- the araA gene encoding L-arabinose isomerase — protein sequence MPSPTSPAQEIWFLTGSQGLYGEETLKQVAEQSLQIATTLADVSGIAARVVWKPVLTDADAIRRTCLDANADDRCIGLIAWMHTFSPAKMWIAGLDALRKPLLHLHTQSNVALPWDTIDMDFMNLNQAAHGDREFGHIQARLGVPRKTVAGHVSDPVTTARVAVWARAAAARSELATLKVARFGDNMRDVAVTEGDKVEAQLRFGVSVNTYGVNDLVEVVDSADESEVASLVEEYADLYHLAPELRPGGERHDSLRYAARIEAGLRTFLEAGGFGAFTTNFEDLGGLRQLPGLAVQRLMAQGYGFGGEGDWKTATLLRALKAAATGLPGGTSFMEDYTYDMTPGNELILGAHMLEVCPTIATARPSCQVHPLGIGGREDPVRLVFDAAPGPAVVVGLADLGDRFRLVANDIDVVAPPHPLPALPVARAVWRPRPGLRTSTESWLTAGGPHHTVLSTALTSDHLDDLAEMLRMELALIDETTTPKQFRRDLRWNQTYHRLALGL from the coding sequence GTGCCCAGCCCGACATCTCCCGCCCAGGAAATCTGGTTCCTCACGGGCAGCCAAGGCCTGTACGGGGAGGAGACCCTGAAGCAGGTCGCCGAACAGTCCCTGCAGATCGCCACCACCCTGGCCGACGTCTCCGGCATTGCCGCACGTGTCGTGTGGAAGCCGGTACTGACCGACGCCGACGCCATCCGCCGGACATGCCTCGACGCCAACGCCGACGACCGGTGCATCGGGCTCATCGCCTGGATGCACACCTTCTCGCCGGCCAAGATGTGGATCGCCGGACTGGACGCGCTGCGCAAGCCGTTGCTGCACCTCCACACCCAGTCGAACGTGGCCCTGCCCTGGGACACCATCGACATGGACTTCATGAACCTCAACCAAGCCGCTCACGGAGACCGCGAGTTCGGGCACATCCAGGCCCGTCTCGGCGTCCCCCGCAAGACCGTGGCCGGCCACGTCTCCGATCCGGTCACCACCGCACGCGTCGCGGTCTGGGCGCGGGCGGCCGCCGCGCGATCCGAACTGGCCACCCTCAAGGTCGCCCGCTTCGGCGACAACATGCGCGACGTGGCCGTCACCGAGGGCGACAAGGTCGAGGCCCAGTTGCGCTTCGGCGTCTCCGTCAACACCTACGGCGTCAACGACCTGGTGGAGGTCGTCGACAGCGCGGACGAGAGCGAGGTGGCCTCCCTCGTCGAGGAGTACGCGGACCTGTACCACCTGGCGCCGGAACTGCGGCCGGGCGGCGAACGGCACGACTCGCTGCGTTACGCGGCCCGCATCGAAGCCGGCCTGCGCACCTTCCTCGAAGCGGGCGGCTTCGGGGCCTTCACCACCAACTTCGAGGACCTCGGCGGACTGCGCCAGCTGCCCGGCCTCGCGGTCCAGCGGCTCATGGCCCAGGGCTACGGCTTCGGAGGTGAGGGCGACTGGAAGACCGCCACCCTGCTGCGCGCCCTCAAGGCGGCCGCCACCGGTCTCCCGGGCGGCACCTCCTTCATGGAGGACTACACCTACGACATGACGCCCGGCAACGAGCTCATCCTGGGCGCACACATGCTGGAGGTCTGCCCCACCATCGCGACCGCCAGGCCCAGCTGTCAGGTCCACCCCCTCGGCATCGGCGGGCGGGAGGACCCGGTGCGCCTGGTGTTCGACGCGGCCCCCGGGCCGGCCGTGGTGGTCGGGCTCGCCGACCTCGGCGACCGCTTCCGCCTGGTCGCCAATGACATCGACGTGGTGGCACCCCCGCACCCGCTGCCCGCCCTGCCCGTCGCGCGCGCGGTCTGGCGGCCCCGCCCCGGCCTGCGGACCTCCACCGAATCCTGGCTGACGGCCGGAGGGCCGCACCACACCGTCCTCAGCACCGCCCTCACCTCCGACCACCTCGACGACCTGGCCGAGATGCTCCGCATGGAACTCGCGCTCATCGACGAGACCACCACCCCGAAGCAGTTCCGGCGCGATCTCCGCTGGAACCAGACCTACCACCGGCTCGCACTGGGATTGTGA